The genomic interval CTTTCTTTTTGCCTCAACGATAACTCCAGCAATAGCTGTCATAGACCGTAATAAGACTTAAAAAAGTTTCTATAAACATTTATAGTTGTTACAATATTGTATATATAGGAGGAGGGTAAGAAGTTAAAATGGTTAAACATTTTGGGGTAAATATACGTGAAAAATCTGATGGATTAAAACTAACAAGAGACAATTACATAAAAGTAAATAATAAAAGTTCGTTAGATACACGAAAAGTTTACTCTGATTCAGAGATAAATAAATATGTAGAAGATAGCTTATTTAATTATGATTTGAATATAGAGTATTTTGATTTATTATCTAAGCTGGAATTTAATAAAGAACTTATGACATTTATCAGTAAAACTAAATTATTTAAGGAAATTACTAATCTTGTTCCGTTAAGTGAGGTTCCTGGATATTATATTATGGTGCTAGATGAATACGCTCAAGCTTATATCGGTAGAAGTGGTAATATTAAAAAACGGATTCAGTCTCATTGGAGTAAACAAAAAGAATTTGACCGGTTAATATTCGGAAGTAAAGAAAATTCCATTTTATCGATAGATAGCTTTAGAGCTTATAATACCACGAGGATATTTGTGTATCCAACTGATGAACTTCATGGGCACGAAGATCATTTCATTAACCTATTTAATAAAAAGTATCTTTTAAATAGAACTAGTGGTGGAACATTGGATGGATTAATGGAAGCTATAATCCATAGAAAAACAAGAGAACTGTCCGTTTAGGCCTAACGTTAATGAGGGCTCTAGTAAAATAAATGAGAAGTCTTTAATATTCCATAAACCCTTATTTTATAGTAAACAAAGAAAAATCCATTTTGAAAAAGATTGATCAAAATGGATTCTTATCTAGCAAATTTATGTTTCGATTTTATAAAAAAGTTTACTTATTCCGCTAAGCTTTCTGCTAGTTGTTTTTCTTTCCACATGACTGTAATAACGAGGCCAATTCCCATTATGACAGCAGCGAAAAGATAAGGATAGTGGATATTTACGTCAAAGAGTATTCCACCCATCGCTGGTCCGACGATATTGCCTAAGCTTGTATAGGTTGAGTTCATACCAGCAACAAATCCTTGCTCTTTCCCGGCTGCTTTTGATAAAAATGTCGTCAATGCCGGACGAAGCAAGTCAAATGCAAGGAAGATGAAGCAAGTTACCACAAGCACTACTAAAAAGCTAGAGATCACGGTGGACGCCACCGCCAATATTGCACCTATGATTAAACATAATTGAATCAGTTTCTTTTCACCGAGTATATCTACTATTTTTCCAAACATAAATATTTGTACAATAACACCAAAGATTGAGCTTATTGTAATAATGGCTGCAATGTCCTTCGGCGTGTAACCGAATTTATGATCAGAAAATAGGCTAAAAATAGTTTCATATGCTGATAGACCGAAAGCGAGTACAAATACAATGATAAATGCAATAAAGTAAAGCGGATTAAGGGATCTTTTTAAATCGCTTATAAAGTTTGTTTGCTTTGTATTAGCAGAAATTTCTGCAAGCTGTTCCTTTGTTAGCGGCTCTTTTAAAATAAATATGGATGAAATACATGCTAAAAAAGCAATAGATGCCGCAAAGAAGAAGGGGAAACGTATTCCGTATTCTGCAATAAAGCCACCGATGCCAGGTCCTATAATAAAGCCCGTGCTAATGGCTGCGGAAAGATAGCCCATCGCTTTGGGCCGTTCCTGAACGGATGTAATATCTGCAACATATGCAGTAACACCCGGCATAATAAAGGCAGCGCTAATTCCCCCTAGAACCCTTGATAGATAAAGCACCCAAACATTCGTGCCTAAACCAAAGATAAGTTCTGATACACCAAAAAGGAGTAAGCCGATTATGATGATTTTCTTTCTGCCATAACGGTCAACAAAGCGTCCTGCGAGTGGTGACATAAGTAGTTGTGCGACCGCAAATACCGCAACAAGATAGCCCATCGTTTTTCCTGATAAATGCATGATATCCATAAAAGACGGCATAACAGGGACGATAAGACCAACTCCTAGAAATGCAATGAATATATTACTTAGAAGAATAATTAATACCGCTTTTTGTTCTTTTATTGTTTTCTTCATGGATTAACACCTCTTTTCTGTTCCAATCATTGATGTAAAATACCTCTCCAAAATACTGTCCAAGAGGCTTCTAATTTATCTTTCAGCCGCTCCTCATCATTTCCGTATACAAGCTCCAGCATAATAGAATCGACTACTCCCAAAAAGGCGAAAGTCGGTGTTTTTGCTACATCTCTGACTATTACTTCAGCATCGATCCAATCCTGAAATTTGCTTTCTAGTAACGCCTGCACCTTCTCTTCGATATCGATTACTTCCTCTTCGATTGCTTTTGAAAGATGTGCTGGTGGAAAAAAAGACATACGTAGCCAAAACTTCAACTGCTCATTTTTTTGGAAAAGATCAATGACCAATTTTAGAAATCCGTATAAATCTTTTTCGGGATTTTGTGAATCAATTTTATTGAAATATTGAAGTTTCGAAGATAGCTCAGTCTCTTTCGCATCACGCAAAACTTGCAGAAAAAGGTCATCCTTTCCTTTAAAATGAGTGTAAATAGATTGCTTTTTTATACCGACTTCTTCAGCAATTTGAGAGAGGGATGCTCCTTCATAACCATGAATGGTGAAATATTTTAGAGCTGCCTCTTTAATTTCATTACTTTTCAATGTAATCACCTCATATTTTACGAACGTTCGTCAGTTATAGTAGCAAATTAAATAAACAAAAGCAAGCGGACAATGTGCAAAAAAACATCATCTTATGCAAAAATGCATATGCAAAAAACACATTAAGTCAATAAAAACCCATATGCTAAGCGTTTTCATTTTGGCATATCTCTTGCATTATCTAGTAATACAAAAGATAGTGATAGCTTTATAGGGATCAGTATCAAGATATTTCTATGGATTTATAAACTTGATAAAATCTATCCACAAATGGTTGCGGGTTTTCAAAAGCATCATCGAACATCACTTTAAGTTTCAAAATGAAAGGATGATTATATGCAAAATGTGAAGGACAATCAGGTTGAAACAAATGTTCAGTTTCTAACAGCTGAAGACGCAATTGCAAAAATACCCGCTAATGGTGCGACAATGATGGTTGGAGGGTTTGGAGATTCTGGTATCCCCGAGTATTTACTTCGGGCGGTGATGAATCGTGATGAGGTCACTGAATTAACGATTATGAGCAATAATATAACTGAAGGCTCGAATTTAAATGAATTATTTTTATTGAATCGAATAAAAAAAGCTATCGGTTCCTATTTCACAACAAATAAAGCAGTCATGAAAGCATATAACGAAGGGCGTATCGACATTGAGTTAATCCCACAGGGAACATTTTCAGAAGCATTGCGTTTAGGCGGGTCTGGCATTCCGGCTTTTTATACGCCGACTTCAGCTGGAACGGAGCTTGCTGAGGGAAAAGAGACTCGTTATTTTAATAATCGTGAGTATGTCCTTGAACATTCACTTAGTGCAGATGTTGCTCTTATTAAAGCGTACAAGGCCGACAAAGCGGGCAATCTTATTTACCGTAAAACGGCTCGGAACTTTAATCCCCTTATGGCGATGGCTGCAGATTTAACCATTGTTGAAGTAGAGGAGATTGTAGAGGTTGGGGAACTTGACCCAGAATCAATCGTTACACCATTTATATTTGTTGATGTCATTGTAAAAAGAGTGGTGAATGCCTAATGAAATTGGAATCAATTAGACACTATATTGCTTGGCGCGCTGCCCAGGAATTAAAGACAGGCATCGTGAACCTAGGCATTGGTATCCCGACATTAGTGGCTGATTACCTTACTCCGGGAAAAGTAACCTTACATTCTGAAAACGGTATTCTAGGCGTTGGTGCGGCACCAGCTGAGGGTTTTGTAGATCGAGATTTAATTAATGCAGGAAAACAGCCAATTACTCAACTTCCACATACCTCCTTTTTTGACAGTTCTCTATCCTTTGCGATGATGCGCGGTGGACATTTAGACGCTACCGTCATTGGGGCACTGCAGGTAGCGGAAAACGGGGATATTGCCAGCTGGGCTATACCAGGAAAAGATGTTCTAGGAGTCGGTGGTGTGATGGATTTAGTTGCTGGCGCGAAAAAAGTAATCGTTACAACAACCCATTTGAATGCGAAAGGTGAACCGAAGATCCTTCCCGGCTGTACCTATCCTTTAACGGCAAAAGGGAGGGTTGATACAGTTATCACCGAATACGCGGTCTTTAAAATTCGCAGCGGACAACTATATCTTGAGGAAATTGTTGCAGGCATTTCCCTTGATGAACTTAAACAAATAACCCCAGCATCCTACGAAGTATCTGCAAACTTGCAACGAGTCAATGCCTTTGATTTGGTGAAATGATTTTGAAAAACTAGAGAAGGAAAGAAGATATTTTTAAAACATGCTTCTCCTGCAAATGTTGGGCCTGAAGAATCCCAAAAGGAAATTGCAGATAGTTCAAAAGGTGGTTTGGAAAATTGACAGAGTGGGGGTCGGGGGTTCAAGTCCCTCACAGGTCATCATTTAAACAAGGCTCAAATCCTTTTGTATCAAGGGTTTGGGCTTTTTCTTTGTTTACTGACATATCCATTTTATCCCTGCATTTCTTGATTTGTATGTGAGTAGATATCAAGCGTAATTCCAACTCTAGCGTGTCCTAAACGCTCGCTAACGACTTTTGGATTTTCACCCATTCGCATCAAAATCGTGGCATGAGTATGTCTCAAATTGTGAAAAGGAATGTCAGGAACGTTTGCTTTCTTCGTAAGAGCTTTAAACTTACGAATGAGATTTCGTGGTTCGAGGTAGCGACCACCTTTTGATGCAATGACTAAACCTAGTTTATTGGGTGCTTGTTTCTCTCTATATCTAACCAAAGCCTCTTGTACGCTAGCTGATAAATACACGTCACGCCGTGAATGAGAAGTTTTTACTTCTTTTACGAATAAACCTTTTGCTTTTGTACGGGCTAAGGATTCTTCTACGTGTATAACTCCTTTGTCTAAGTCGACGTTTTTCCATCTTAAAGCGAGAATTTCTCCTCGCCTCATGCCTGTAAAGATAGCTAATAGGAAAGGGACAAGCTCGTTTTCTTGCTCACAAACTTCTAGAAAAGCCCTCGCTTCTTCTAATGTCCATATTTGCTTAGGCGTTTTATGGATAGAGGGAGGGGAAGCATTTTTAGCCAGATTATTCTTGATTGATCCCCACTTCACAGCCTTCTGTAATGCTTTAGATAACAGATTGTGTATTTTCTTTACAGTCGCATTGGCCAAGCCCTCGTTTAACTTTTGAGTATATAATTGATTGATATCATACGCTGTAATTTTAGACAAGGGGATAGATTGAAAGTAAGGGATTAAGTGAATACGTACAATTGTTTCTCCGACTTCAAAAGAAGACAGTTGTACTTCATGCTTATGGGTGTCGTACAGCCAACTTTGAATATAATCCTTAAATACAGTTTTCGAAGGCTCACTATATTCTCTAGTCATAATCTTTGCTTTTAGCCTATTCATTTCCGCTATAGCTTCGCGCTTTGTTTTAAAGCCACTACGATATACTTGTTTTCGTTTGCCGGTTCAATCATCAATTCCGGCATCAATTCGAAATGACCATACTTTACCTACTTTCCTAACTGACATAAAAAAACCTCCATGTTGAGATGGAGGTAGGGTGTGGTAAATAGTATGGGCATGTAACATTTCTTTCATGCAGGCGTGTATTTAAAAAGATTGATTGTTAGTGGAACAAAGTTTAATCGTTTATAAAAAACAAACCAAAAAATATAATCGTAATAATGTTGAGGAGTGCCTTTAATCTTTGTTCAACAAACGGGTCATATTGTTGAAGAACGCTTTCACATATTTATGTAGCTTACATAAGTAGTGTAAGTTCTTTACTTTTATTTTGGGCCATGTTTCTTATTAAGGGGTAATTTAGTTATATTTCTTCACAATCTCACTAAAATAACAACATAAATATCTAGTTATTTCCTATTGATTATTATTCCATAATATGGACCGATTGTTTTTCTTGATTTTTAGTTTCATAAATACTATAGTTGAGCTATCAATAATTGAGGTATCAATAGTTGGTAATTATAAATGGAGAGTCTTAAATGAAATTACAACAATGGTTTGAAAAAGGTTTAACAACAAAACAATATATAGATGGTATGCAAACGCATAAAGAAAATCTACAAAAGGTTTATGAGTCGTTCAAACTTTCAGATGCAAATAAAGAAGAGCTTTTAACTGTGCAGACAACTGGCATGAAAGTTATTGTGTTAACGGAAGATTGGTGTGGCGATGCGATGGTTAACATCCCAGTTTTACTACGCATTGCAGAGGAAACAAACATCGATGTTCGTTTTATTCTACGCGATAGCAATTTAGAATTAATGGATCAATATTTAACAAATGGTACTGCTCGATCGATTCCGATTTTTATTTTTATTGATGATAAAGGTAACGAATTAGCTGTATGGGGACCACGTGCTGCTAAAATTCAACAACACTTTGATGAATTAAAAGCACAGTTACCAAGCGAAGATGCACCTGATTTTAAAGAAAAGCAATTAGCAATGTTTGAAGAGTTTGTAAGTAAATTCACAGAAGACTATGCTACATGGCAAATCATTGCGGATAGCATGATTGAGAAGCTAAAAGAAATCAAGTAGGTGATACATTTGGAACAAAACTATATTGGCTATGTTCGAACAACCTTTTTACTACGTGTATTAAACAATCAGCTCAACACAAAATTTGAGCGTGCCACAAGCCTGAATTTGTCAAGATATGAACTACTTCACTACCTTGTAGATGGTGAGGTTTATGCACAAATGCATTTACAAAAGCTTTTAAATTTAGATGCAGCAGCGATTACACGACATTTAAAAGCATTAGAAGAAGAAGGCTATATTACCCGTACACGAAACCCTCAAAATAACCGAGAAATGCTAGTACAAGCGACAGCAGAAGGTATCAAAGGTACATTAGAATGTCAAAGTAGCCGTAATAATTTTGACAATCGTTTATTTGAAGGATTTAGTGAAGAAGAGCTGACGGTGTTTATCAAATCGTTAGAAAAATTAAAGTTTAATTTAGAGAATATGGAGTGAAAATATAATGATTACAATTGATATTTGGACAGATTATGTCTGTGAATATTGCTATATTGGCAAAAAAGAATTACAACGTGCAATCGAAAAATTAAATTTACAACACTAAATTTCGATTCGTTATAAGGCATTTGAATTGATGCCAAACAGCCCGATGCAACCAGAACAGAAAATGCTAGAAGCAATGAGTCAGATGATTGGGAAGCTAATGGAAGAAATCGAGCAAATGTTAAAGGCACCGGTTGAACGTGCAAAAGACTTAGGTTTAACGTTAAACTACGACAACCTTTTCGCTCAAAATACAAATAAAGCGCACCGTGTGTCAAAGTATGCACAGGAAATCGGCAAGGCAAGTGAATACACGGAACAATTATTTTATTCTTTTGTTTGAGCATTTTTAATCACTGTTACATTAGGTAAACTGTAAAGACGATCTTGTAGAACAGTGTCTGGATGCTCTTCTTCAGTATCACGGTTTTAACAAGGAGCAACTGCTAGACCAGAGCAGTGCCCCTTGTTTGGTGTTTGTCAATGTCTTGGAGCGGTACCGGACCGCGCTAAAACAGGGCGATTTCATTTAGTTCTTTTTTGATCGTTGGTTTGGGCTTTGAGATTTTTGAGCACACCGTTATTTTCAGTTTGTTGAAGAAGATCCCAAAGGATTAAAAAAAAGCCAATCCTTTGGTAGATAAGGGATTGACCTATTGTCGTTTTTTATCGTTTATGCAGGATTTTATACATCGTTGATGGATCAAGGTTTTCGGCTTCCGAAGAAGCCTGGTGGCTGCATAAAAAAGGGGGATTTTATGCAATTAAAGTCTATGAAGTGGAGAACATCAATAATGATTGTTTGTTTTTAAACATAGAGAAAGGTGAAAGTATGGAGAAAAAAACGAAGCAAAATGTAGTGATTGTTTCATTGTTTATCGCTACATTTTTAACAGCAATTGAGGGAACCATTGTCAGTACCGCTATGCCCAAAATCGTTGAGGAATTACAAGGCAGTCAATGGTATACATGGGTAATTTCTATTTATCTATTGGCCACTGTTATAAGCATCCCGATTTTTGGGAAATTAGCAGATTTATATGGAAGAAAAGTCATGTTCAACGCAGGGGTCATTATTTTTTTAGCTGGCTCAACTTTATCTGGGTTTTCGCAATCAATGGAACAGCTTGTCTTATTTCGTTTAGTTCAAGGTATCGGGGAGGGGCGTTAGCGACAATTCCGTTTACGATTATCGGGGATATTTTTTCATTTAAACAACGAGGGAAGGTTCAAGGCTGGATCGGGAGCGTTTGGGGAATTTCAGGGATTATTGGACCGCTTGTCGGCGGTTTTATTGTCGATACGATATCCTGGAGGTGGATTTTCCTCATGAATATTCCTTTTGGAATAGCGGCGATGTTGATTTTATCGGTTTCATTATTTGAACAGATTGAAAAGAAAAAACACAGCATCGATTATGCCGGAATTATTGTCTTCGCTGCCAGTATGAGTTCTTTACTATATGGCTTAACTTTATTAAAAGAAAAAAATGGGCTGACAACTAGCGTATCCTTACTGTTTGGGATCGCAATTATCGGAATAATCCTCTTTATTTGGATCGAAAAAAAGGCGAAGGAGCCGATGCTGCCACTTACTTTATTTAAGATTCGAATTCTTAATATCGCGAACCTGGCTGGATTTTTGCTTGGGTTTATTTTGGTAGCTGTCACTTTTTATATTCCATTATGGGTGCAGGGGGTTAACGGTTTAAATGCTACTTCTTCCGGTCTTGCGATGCTTCCGATATCACTTGCCTGGCCGATAGCCGGGATTTTGATAGGAAGATGGTTAGTAAATAACTCTTTTGCACGGCTTGCATTAATCGGATTAGCCATCGTCATTGGTGGAAGCATCGGTTTAGCTGCTATGCAAACAAATACGAGTATGCTTTGGATTATGCTACTATCTGCTGTACTCGGATTCGGTTTTGGTATAGTCATCACCACATTCACCGTTGCTGTTCAATCGGCAGTAGATTGGTCGCTTAGGGGAGTGGCGATGGGTGCACATAATTTAATGAAAAGTCTTGGGCAGACGATTGGGATTGCGGTTTCGGGTCTATGGCTCAGTGACCAGCTCTATGGGCAGGAGTTAGAAGGAAGTTTGCATACGGTCTTTTTGATCCTTGTGATACTAGCAATTTTGGCCTTTGCTGTAACTTGTCTTTTAATTGTAAAAAAAGAAAAGAATGTTTTGCATCATTCTACAGAAAATTAAGGACAGGATGAGTGTGACCAACCGAATCTAAGGCAGGTTATGAATATAGCGGGAGACAAAAGCTTTGTCATTAGATTATGGTTAGTATGGTATTGAAATCAAGGGATAGTGATGCGAACTGTCCCTTATTTTCTTACTTATTGTGCTGCCTTTTCATAGCTTTTAATGCAACTTTTTCATAAGTCTCAAACTACACCCACATATTCAATTCCATTAGCGCGTACTATCAGAAGGAAGTTTTAAAAGACCGACAAGAAGCAGCAAGCCTACGTGTAACAGGCAGGTACTCATGCAGATTTTTATATTTGTTTTATAATTTATATTAGTGTTAGCATTTACTTAGCCTATTAATTATTTATTGAAGGTGAGGTTTATAATTGTGAATGAAGTGATAAAATCATTGAAAGCTCATCGTTCTTTCCGTTCGTACCAAAACAAGGCGGTGGATGAGGAGCAGTTGAATCAGATTATCCAGTCGGTTCAGGCATCTCCCAACTGGATTAA from Peribacillus asahii carries:
- a CDS encoding MFS transporter — protein: MKKTIKEQKAVLIILLSNIFIAFLGVGLIVPVMPSFMDIMHLSGKTMGYLVAVFAVAQLLMSPLAGRFVDRYGRKKIIIIGLLLFGVSELIFGLGTNVWVLYLSRVLGGISAAFIMPGVTAYVADITSVQERPKAMGYLSAAISTGFIIGPGIGGFIAEYGIRFPFFFAASIAFLACISSIFILKEPLTKEQLAEISANTKQTNFISDLKRSLNPLYFIAFIIVFVLAFGLSAYETIFSLFSDHKFGYTPKDIAAIITISSIFGVIVQIFMFGKIVDILGEKKLIQLCLIIGAILAVASTVISSFLVVLVVTCFIFLAFDLLRPALTTFLSKAAGKEQGFVAGMNSTYTSLGNIVGPAMGGILFDVNIHYPYLFAAVIMGIGLVITVMWKEKQLAESLAE
- a CDS encoding TetR/AcrR family transcriptional regulator; translation: MKSNEIKEAALKYFTIHGYEGASLSQIAEEVGIKKQSIYTHFKGKDDLFLQVLRDAKETELSSKLQYFNKIDSQNPEKDLYGFLKLVIDLFQKNEQLKFWLRMSFFPPAHLSKAIEEEVIDIEEKVQALLESKFQDWIDAEVIVRDVAKTPTFAFLGVVDSIMLELVYGNDEERLKDKLEASWTVFWRGILHQ
- a CDS encoding CoA transferase subunit A, translated to MQNVKDNQVETNVQFLTAEDAIAKIPANGATMMVGGFGDSGIPEYLLRAVMNRDEVTELTIMSNNITEGSNLNELFLLNRIKKAIGSYFTTNKAVMKAYNEGRIDIELIPQGTFSEALRLGGSGIPAFYTPTSAGTELAEGKETRYFNNREYVLEHSLSADVALIKAYKADKAGNLIYRKTARNFNPLMAMAADLTIVEVEEIVEVGELDPESIVTPFIFVDVIVKRVVNA
- a CDS encoding 3-oxoacid CoA-transferase subunit B, which codes for MKLESIRHYIAWRAAQELKTGIVNLGIGIPTLVADYLTPGKVTLHSENGILGVGAAPAEGFVDRDLINAGKQPITQLPHTSFFDSSLSFAMMRGGHLDATVIGALQVAENGDIASWAIPGKDVLGVGGVMDLVAGAKKVIVTTTHLNAKGEPKILPGCTYPLTAKGRVDTVITEYAVFKIRSGQLYLEEIVAGISLDELKQITPASYEVSANLQRVNAFDLVK
- a CDS encoding tyrosine-type recombinase/integrase, translating into MTREYSEPSKTVFKDYIQSWLYDTHKHEVQLSSFEVGETIVRIHLIPYFQSIPLSKITAYDINQLYTQKLNEGLANATVKKIHNLLSKALQKAVKWGSIKNNLAKNASPPSIHKTPKQIWTLEEARAFLEVCEQENELVPFLLAIFTGMRRGEILALRWKNVDLDKGVIHVEESLARTKAKGLFVKEVKTSHSRRDVYLSASVQEALVRYREKQAPNKLGLVIASKGGRYLEPRNLIRKFKALTKKANVPDIPFHNLRHTHATILMRMGENPKVVSERLGHARVGITLDIYSHTNQEMQG
- a CDS encoding thioredoxin family protein, which encodes MKLQQWFEKGLTTKQYIDGMQTHKENLQKVYESFKLSDANKEELLTVQTTGMKVIVLTEDWCGDAMVNIPVLLRIAEETNIDVRFILRDSNLELMDQYLTNGTARSIPIFIFIDDKGNELAVWGPRAAKIQQHFDELKAQLPSEDAPDFKEKQLAMFEEFVSKFTEDYATWQIIADSMIEKLKEIK
- a CDS encoding MarR family winged helix-turn-helix transcriptional regulator codes for the protein MEQNYIGYVRTTFLLRVLNNQLNTKFERATSLNLSRYELLHYLVDGEVYAQMHLQKLLNLDAAAITRHLKALEEEGYITRTRNPQNNREMLVQATAEGIKGTLECQSSRNNFDNRLFEGFSEEELTVFIKSLEKLKFNLENME